A stretch of the Pseudomonadota bacterium genome encodes the following:
- a CDS encoding phosphatidylserine decarboxylase: protein METVQRHRQPAPRHAPADHTYSSTGQSPVALGRGDEMGRFNMGSTVILIYGPGQMTWTDPLRPGQSIRTGQAIGHWLADPPAPGC, encoded by the coding sequence ATGGAGACTGTTCAGCGGCATCGTCAACCCGCGCCGCGGCATGCACCTGCAGACCACACCTACAGCAGCACCGGCCAGTCACCGGTGGCGCTGGGGCGCGGGGATGAGATGGGACGTTTCAACATGGGTTCGACGGTGATCCTGATCTACGGCCCGGGACAGATGACCTGGACCGACCCGCTCCGGCCCGGTCAGAGCATCCGCACCGGCCAGGCCATCGGCCACTGGCTGGCCGACCCGCCGGCGCCAGGCTGTTAA
- a CDS encoding SCO family protein, protein MNGFSTPGRILMAAIIAVIAVGAGIWAARALFEQPAAPDPLSATRFPVARELQPFDLVDHRGERFDNQALRGQWTFLFFGYTHCPDVCPTTLAVLNGVAQRLQQSGSTARFAFVTVDPQRDTPEQLARFVSYFNGEFLGVTGTADAIDGLARQLGVLHLEVRNGEDADSYLVDHTASVFLIDPGGRYHAIFTPPLDAAAISADVLSMQQAYP, encoded by the coding sequence ATGAACGGTTTCAGCACTCCCGGGCGCATCCTGATGGCCGCGATTATAGCCGTAATCGCCGTTGGCGCCGGCATCTGGGCCGCGCGCGCGCTGTTCGAACAGCCCGCCGCCCCCGACCCGCTTTCCGCTACCCGCTTCCCGGTGGCGCGCGAACTGCAGCCGTTCGATCTCGTGGACCACCGTGGCGAGCGCTTCGACAACCAGGCACTGCGGGGGCAGTGGACGTTCCTGTTCTTCGGCTACACCCATTGCCCCGATGTCTGCCCGACCACCCTCGCGGTGCTCAACGGCGTCGCGCAACGCCTGCAGCAGTCCGGCAGTACCGCGCGGTTCGCCTTCGTCACGGTCGACCCGCAGCGTGACACCCCGGAACAGCTGGCCCGCTTCGTATCCTACTTCAACGGCGAGTTCCTCGGCGTCACCGGCACAGCGGATGCCATCGACGGGCTCGCCCGTCAGCTCGGCGTACTGCACCTGGAGGTCAGGAACGGGGAGGATGCAGACAGCTATCTGGTGGATCATACCGCGAGCGTGTTCCTCATCGATCCGGGCGGGCGCTACCACGCCATATTCACCCCGCCGCTGGACGCCGCCGCCATCAGCGCTGATGTGCTCAGCATGCAACAGGCCTACCCGTGA
- the prmB gene encoding 50S ribosomal protein L3 N(5)-glutamine methyltransferase produces MTASDSNPRGSDALNTAQTARELIHGGAELFSTAGLGFHHGTDNALDEAAALVLHALQIGYDQPGSALDRPLSGPERSRVIDLLERRVATRAPAAYLIREAWFAGLSFYVDERVLVPRSPLAELIEAQFIPWVEPAAVHRILDLCTGSGCIGIACARYLPQAAVTLSDVSPAALAVARINVARHELAERVDIVESDVFTALAGRRYDVIVSNPPYVPAAELAELDAEFGHEPGLGLAAGADGLDVVVRILRDAAGHLTPAGVLIVEVGATQDILEARFPQVPFMWLDFAYGGDGVFLLERGQLLQHQAVFAEAAVAREPGDPAGRKGQS; encoded by the coding sequence ATGACAGCCAGTGATTCAAACCCGCGTGGCAGCGATGCCCTGAATACCGCACAGACCGCACGTGAACTCATTCATGGCGGTGCCGAGCTCTTCAGCACGGCCGGGCTCGGATTCCACCACGGGACCGACAACGCACTGGACGAGGCCGCGGCACTGGTACTCCATGCCCTGCAGATCGGCTATGACCAGCCCGGATCGGCGCTCGATCGGCCCTTGTCCGGACCGGAACGGAGCCGCGTCATCGACTTGCTGGAGCGGCGGGTAGCGACCCGGGCGCCGGCGGCCTATCTGATCCGTGAGGCCTGGTTCGCGGGCTTGTCCTTCTATGTCGACGAACGCGTGCTCGTGCCGCGCTCGCCGCTGGCCGAGCTGATCGAGGCGCAGTTCATTCCCTGGGTCGAGCCCGCGGCGGTACACCGGATACTGGACCTGTGTACCGGCAGCGGCTGTATCGGCATCGCCTGCGCCCGTTACCTCCCGCAGGCAGCGGTGACCCTGTCAGACGTTTCTCCCGCCGCCCTTGCCGTGGCCAGGATCAACGTTGCCAGGCATGAGCTGGCCGAGCGCGTCGACATCGTGGAATCCGACGTCTTCACCGCCCTTGCAGGCCGGCGCTACGACGTCATAGTATCCAACCCCCCCTATGTCCCGGCAGCGGAACTGGCGGAACTGGACGCGGAGTTCGGGCACGAGCCCGGGCTGGGCCTGGCGGCGGGTGCCGATGGCCTCGATGTCGTCGTGCGCATCCTGCGCGACGCGGCCGGTCACCTGACGCCCGCCGGCGTCCTGATCGTGGAGGTGGGGGCTACGCAGGACATCCTGGAAGCACGTTTCCCGCAGGTGCCGTTCATGTGGCTGGATTTTGCCTACGGCGGTGACGGGGTGTTCCTGCTGGAACGCGGGCAGCTGCTGCAACACCAGGCCGTATTTGCCGAAGCCGCCGTGGCGCGGGAACCGGGGGATCCAGCCGGGAGGAAAGGACAATCATGA
- the aroC gene encoding chorismate synthase yields the protein MSGNSFGKLFVVTGFGESHGPALGCIVDGCPPGLALSEADLQHDLDRRKPGKSRHTTQRREADAVQILSGVFEGRTTGTPIGLVIHNTDQKSRDYANIMDRFRPGHADYTYQQKYGVRDYRGGGRSSARETAMRVAAGAIAKKYLYERHGIRIRGYLAQLGPVRLELKDWAAVEDNPFFAPDPDRVAELEAYMDALRKEGNSVGARVNVVASGVPAGLGEPIFDRLDAEIAHALMSINAVKGVEIGAGFGCVEQKGTDHRDEITPQGFLSNHAGGVLGGISSGQDIVASIALKPTSSIRLPGRSIDTAGRPVEVITTGRHDPCVGIRATPIAEAMLALVLMDHVLRQRAQNLDVTPTTPAVPASAAD from the coding sequence ATGTCTGGCAACAGCTTTGGCAAACTGTTCGTGGTAACCGGCTTTGGCGAGAGTCACGGGCCGGCGCTGGGCTGCATCGTGGATGGCTGTCCGCCGGGACTGGCGCTGTCCGAGGCCGACCTGCAGCATGACCTCGACCGGCGCAAGCCGGGCAAGTCGCGCCATACCACCCAGCGCCGCGAGGCCGATGCCGTGCAGATACTCTCCGGGGTATTCGAGGGGCGTACCACCGGCACGCCGATTGGTCTGGTGATCCACAATACCGACCAGAAATCCAGGGACTATGCCAACATCATGGACCGGTTCCGGCCTGGACATGCCGATTACACCTACCAGCAGAAATATGGTGTGCGCGACTACCGCGGCGGCGGGCGTTCCTCGGCACGGGAGACGGCCATGCGCGTGGCGGCCGGCGCCATCGCGAAGAAATACCTGTACGAACGTCACGGCATCCGCATCCGCGGTTACCTCGCTCAGCTCGGCCCGGTCCGGCTGGAGCTGAAGGACTGGGCCGCGGTCGAGGACAACCCGTTTTTCGCGCCCGACCCGGATCGGGTCGCCGAGCTCGAGGCCTACATGGATGCCCTGCGCAAGGAAGGCAACTCCGTCGGCGCGCGCGTCAACGTGGTCGCGAGCGGCGTGCCGGCGGGGCTGGGCGAGCCGATCTTCGACCGTCTCGATGCCGAGATCGCGCACGCATTGATGAGCATCAATGCCGTCAAGGGTGTCGAGATCGGTGCCGGTTTCGGCTGCGTCGAGCAGAAAGGCACGGATCACCGTGATGAGATCACCCCGCAGGGATTCCTGAGCAACCATGCCGGCGGTGTGCTCGGCGGCATCTCCAGCGGTCAGGACATCGTCGCCAGCATCGCGCTCAAGCCCACGTCCAGTATCCGGCTACCCGGGCGCAGTATCGACACCGCGGGCCGGCCGGTCGAGGTGATTACCACCGGACGGCACGATCCCTGTGTCGGCATCCGCGCCACGCCGATCGCCGAGGCGATGCTGGCGCTGGTACTGATGGACCACGTGCTGCGGCAGCGGGCACAGAACCTGGACGTGACTCCGACCACGCCGGCCGTGCCGGCGAGCGCCGCCGACTAG
- a CDS encoding sigma-70 family RNA polymerase sigma factor, translating into MTAMTGIAITEIRAGHASGILEAGLEVASIQERSGGTTGLQPELKRMHSPQDTLMPYTTGTVLDASADTNNQALESFLAEQEEKAFYIAYAALWDREAAMDAVQESMLRLVQYYRHKPPAEWPALFRTVLNSRINDVRRRRLIEQGKHKLVSLTGLFRGNREDEADNVDYDPPAAERDDGITAPEVEYLAQELRQQVARALQQLSERQRQVFILREWRGMSISETATTLGCSENSIKQHHFRAMRELRKHLAEVWDYAQSTAS; encoded by the coding sequence ATGACGGCCATGACAGGGATCGCCATCACTGAGATCCGTGCCGGACATGCATCGGGTATACTGGAGGCCGGGCTTGAAGTCGCGTCGATACAGGAACGCAGCGGCGGCACGACCGGCCTCCAGCCGGAGCTGAAGCGCATGCACAGCCCGCAGGATACCCTCATGCCCTACACCACGGGGACCGTCTTGGACGCATCGGCCGACACCAACAACCAGGCGCTGGAATCGTTCCTTGCCGAACAGGAGGAAAAGGCGTTCTACATCGCCTACGCCGCCCTGTGGGACCGGGAAGCGGCCATGGATGCCGTGCAGGAAAGCATGCTGCGACTGGTCCAGTACTACCGGCACAAGCCGCCGGCGGAATGGCCCGCGCTGTTCCGTACTGTTCTCAACAGTCGCATCAACGATGTGCGCCGCAGGCGTCTCATCGAGCAGGGCAAGCACAAGCTGGTATCGCTGACCGGCCTGTTCCGCGGCAACCGCGAGGATGAGGCGGACAACGTCGACTACGACCCGCCTGCCGCCGAACGCGACGACGGGATAACCGCCCCCGAGGTGGAGTACCTCGCGCAGGAGCTGCGGCAGCAGGTTGCGCGCGCCCTGCAGCAACTGTCGGAAAGGCAGCGCCAGGTCTTCATTCTGCGTGAATGGCGTGGTATGAGTATTAGCGAAACCGCCACGACACTGGGCTGCTCGGAAAACAGCATCAAGCAACACCACTTTCGGGCCATGCGCGAACTGCGCAAACATCTGGCGGAGGTATGGGATTATGCACAATCAACAGCATCCTGA
- a CDS encoding copper chaperone PCu(A)C: MKRRPYLRPLLGLWLTWLMATACADVAIEVSDAWIREAPPTATVHAAYLTLHNPGSEAVVIDSVSSPDFAGAEIHRSLIEDGIARMLPVTRLELAAGERLELAPGGYHLMLFDAQRPLQAGASVSLLLHLADGHCIRVDAPVRRVTGTD; encoded by the coding sequence GTGAAGCGCCGGCCGTACCTGCGTCCGCTGCTCGGCCTGTGGCTGACGTGGCTGATGGCGACCGCTTGCGCCGACGTTGCGATCGAGGTGAGTGACGCTTGGATCCGGGAGGCGCCGCCGACGGCCACCGTCCACGCAGCCTATCTGACGCTGCATAACCCGGGGTCGGAAGCGGTCGTGATAGATTCCGTCAGCAGTCCTGATTTCGCGGGTGCGGAGATCCACCGCAGCCTGATCGAGGACGGCATCGCGCGCATGCTGCCCGTCACACGGCTCGAACTCGCGGCCGGCGAGCGCCTGGAACTGGCGCCCGGCGGCTACCACCTGATGCTCTTCGACGCGCAGCGCCCGCTCCAGGCCGGCGCCAGCGTGAGCCTGTTGCTGCACCTAGCCGACGGTCACTGCATCCGCGTGGACGCGCCGGTGCGGCGCGTCACCGGTACCGACTAG